CGGCCTCGTGCGCGAAGCCGCCCGCCTTGAGGGCCTCGGCCACCGAGAGGTAGGCGTCGTGCAGGTCGACGTACTTGCCGACGAGCGCCACGGTGACCTCCTCGGACGGGTGGTGCACCCGGCGCAGCAGGTCGTCCCAGACCGTCCAGTCCACGTCGCGGAAGGGCAGGTCGAGCCGGCGCACGACGTAGGCGTCCAGGCCCTGGCGGTGCAGCACCTTGGGGATGTCGTAGATCGACGGCGCGTCCGGGGCCGTGACCACGGCCTCCTGGTCCACGTCGCACATGAGCGAGATCTTCTTCTTGATCGAGTCCGGCAGCTCGCGGTCGGCGCGGCAGACCACGGCGTCGGGCTGGATGCCGACCTGGCGCAGCGCGGCCACCGAGTGCTGGGTCGGCTTGGTCTTCAGCTCACCCGACGGGCCGATGTAGGGGACCAGCGAGATGTGCAGGAAGAAGCAGTTGTCGCGCCCGATGTCGTGGCGCACCTGCCGGGCCGCCTCGAGGAAGGGCAGCGACTCGATGTCGCCGACCGTGCCGCCGATCTCGGTGATCACCACGTCGACGTGCTCACCGTCGGCGCCGGACCCGCCCATGGCGAGGATCCGCTCCTTGATCTCGTTGGTGATGTGCGGGATCACCTGGACCGTGTCGCCGAGGTAGTCCCCGCGCCGCTCCTTGGCGATCACCTCGGAGTAGACCTGGCCGGTCGTCACGTTGGCGATCTGGCCGAGGTCGGTGTCCAGGAACCGTTCGTAGTGGCCGATGTCGAGGTCGGTCTCCGCGCCGTCGTTGGTCACGAAGACCTCGCCGTGCTGGAACGGGTTCATCGTGCCCGGGTCGACGTTGAGGTAGGGGTCGAGCTTCTGCATCGTCACGTGCAGACCGCGCGAGCGCAGCAGCCGACCGAGGCTCGAAGCGGTGAGCCCCTTGCCGAGCGAGGAGGCGACGCCTCCGGTGACGAACACGTGCTTTGTCACGGAGGACCTCATGGACCTCCATGCTATGCCAAGGGCACGGCACCATCCGCACCCGACGCACCGAACGCGCCGCTCGTGCCGTTGATCACCGCGATCAGGGCCAGCACGGCGGTCACCTGACCCAGGGCCGTGTCCGTCCCGTCCACGGTCGAGATCCGCTCGCCGAGGTCGGACTCGCGCAGCGCGGCGAGCTCGCCGTCGTCGGCGGAGTCGGTGTCGCCGACCACCACGACGCCCGCGCTCTGGGCGCCGACGCCGTTGACCACGCCGGCCAGCACGGTGCGTGCGGCCAGGCTCGCACCGCCGTCGTCCTGGCCCGGGGGCAGCACGACGAGCACCAGCGGGGCGTTGCGCACGTCGGTCGGTGACTGGAGCAGCCCGGCGTCGGCCAGCGCGGTGCGGACGGTGACGGCCGCGAGGTCGGCGCGCACCGAGGACGGCTGGGTCGTGGACATGGCCAGGGCCAGCAGCGTCCCGACGGTGTCGTAGCCCCAGGTGTCGGTCGGCACGCGCGGGTCGCCCAGGCTGGTGGCCAGCTGGCTGGTGGTGTCCTCGACGTCGTCGCGCTGCTCGGGGTCGAGCAGGGTGTCGCTCACCGTGTAGGTGCCGGTGACCGACCCGCCCGCGGCCAGGACCTGGGCGTTGAGCGCCTCGACCTGGCTGTCGTCGGCGCCCGGCAGCGCCAGGATCGCGGTGGCGTGGGTGTCCAGGCCGTTGGCGTAGAGCCGAGCGGCCCCGGCGGCGGCGAACGCCTCGGCGTACGTCGTGTCGGCCGCGCTCGACTCCGGCCGGTCAGCGCCGCTGGCGGCGGCGCTCCCGCGGGCGCTGTCCGTGTCGTCGTCGTCACCGGCCAGCGGCCCGCCGCCGAGGACGATGCCCACGGCGAGGGCCAAGAAGACCGCGACGAGGGAGGCGACGTGCTGGCGCAGCGTGATCATGTGAGCCCCTGGAGTTGGTCGACGACGCTCTGGACCCAGTCGCGGCCGACCGGGGTCACCGCGATGGCCGCGAGCAGCGCGAGCAGCCCAGCGACGACGACGAAGGCGAGCTGGCCCGAGCCGGGCCGGCCGGAGTACAGCGCCCGGACGGCCGTCGGCGTGACCAGCCGCTCCCCCAGCTTGAGCCGGGTCACGAAGCCGCTGGTCGGCGCCTCGCCGGGCCGGTCGAGGTAGTCCTCGAGCCGCGCGTGCAGGCCCACCCCGACCACGACCGAGGCACCGTGGTGCTCGGCCAGCAGCAGGGCGACGTCCTCGGCGCTGGCCGTGGAGTCCACCAGCAGCGGGGCGTTGGTGGCCACCGTCTCGATCGTGGCCTGCTCGTCCAGCCCCGAGCCCGGTGGCGTCATCAGGACCACGTCGGTCGCCACCCGCAGCGCGTCGCCGGAGGGCACCGTGTCCGGGTCGCCCGCCGTGACCAGCACGATGTCCGGCGCCCAGGTGAGCCCGATCAGGTCGTCGGCGGCGCGGCCCACGGCGACGACCACCGGCGCCTGCTCGCGCACGAAGGACGCGACGGCCTGGAGGTCGGCGTGGTCGGCGCGGGCCACGACCACCACGGGCCGGTCCCGGAGCGCGGTGCGCACGTGCGGCAGGCCCTGGCCCTGGAGCAGCAGCCGCCACTCCTGCTCGAGCGCCTCGCCCGGGTCCGGGGCCAGCAGGTCCACCGGCCCGCGCGCCGCCGACTGGGCCCGCTCGGTGTCCCGGTGCACGAGGTCCAGGTCGACGTCGCGGCCGACGGCCAGCTCGTCGACGCCGCCGTCGGGCCGGACGGCGTACACCACGCCTTGGTGCACGCGGACCTGCTGGGCGTCGAGGATGTTGCTCAGCCCCTCGGCGCCGATCTGGTCGACCACCGGGAGCGCGGCCTCGGCCAGCACCTCCGGGCCCAGGCTGGCGTAGCGGCCCGACCCCATCCGCTGGGCGTTGACCACGGCCACGACACCGGCGTCCACCAGCGCGGTCGCGGTCTGCCGGTCCAGGTCGGCGTGGTCGAGGACGGCGACGTCTCCCGGCTGGAGGGAGGGCAGCAGGCTCGCGGGGTCCACCCCGACGCGGGCGGTGCCCAGCACACCGCCGGGGCCGGTGCCGCCGGACGCGGTCAGCGTGGTCCTGCGCGCGTTGGCCTTCACGAGGAGACAACGACCGCGGGCGGGTGACGTCTCGTGTGACGCACCCCGCAGCAGCCGACCCCCCGGTCCATGGAGGTCAGTGTGTCAGGCCGCCCCGCTCCCGGGCCGTCAGGCCAGGGCCCGGGCGGGCGCGGCCACCTCGAGCAGCTCGCGGGCGTGGGCCAGCGCCGTGTCGGACTCGGCCAGCCCCGCCAGCATGCGCGACAGCTCCCGCTCGCGGGCCGCCTCGTCCAGCACGGTCAGCCCGGAGCTGGTGACCGAGCCGTCGCTGGCCTTCTCGACCAGGACGTGGCGATCGGCGTACGCCGCGACCTGGGGCAGGTGCGTCACCACCAGCACCTGGGCGGTGCGGGCCAGCTGGGCCAGGCGCCGGCCGATCTCGACCGCGGCGCTGCCGCCCACGCCGGCGTCGACCTCGTCGAAGACGAACGTCGGCACCGGGCTGGTCCCGGCCAGCGCCACCTCGAGGGCCAGCATCACCCGCGACAGCTCACCGCCGGACGCGCCCTTGTGCAGCGGCCGCGGCTCGGAGCCGGTGTTGGCGGCCAGCAGCAGCTCGACCTCGTCCACGCCGCTCGCGTTGTGCCGCAGCCAGCGCCGGCCCACCTCGAGCGGGCTCCCCGACGGCTCGCCGGCCGGCGCGTCGACCTCGTGCTGGCTCACGGTGACCTCGAGGCGGGCGTGCGGCATGGCCAGGAGGCTCAGCTCGGCGGTGACCTCGGTGGCGAGCCGCGTCGCCGCCTCGGACCGCGCCGCGGACAGGCTGAGGGCGACCTCGCCCAGCTCGGCGCGCAGTGAGCGCTGCTGCTCGCGCAGGGTCTCGATCCGCTCGTCGGTGCCGTCGAGGTCCAGCAGCCGGGCCGCCGACGTCTCGGCCCAGGCCAGGACGTCCTCGGCGGTCTCGCCGTACTTGCGGGTCAGCGCGGTCAGCGCCGCCCGCCGCTCGGAGGTGGCGGCCAGTCGCGCCGGGTCGGCGTCCACGCCCGCGGCGTAGGACGCCACGTCCGCGGCCAGGTCGCTGAGCAGGTAGGTGATCTCGGCCAGCCGGTCCGCCAGCGCCCCCGCGTCGGCGTCGTGCGCGCGCACGCTCTCGAGCAGGGTCCGCGCCGCCGACGCCGCCGCCAGCGCGTCCGGGTCGCCGCTCTCGCTCGACAGCGCCTCGCGGGCGCCCTCGGCCGCGGTGCGCAGCTCCTCGGCGTAGCCCAGCCGCGCCTCGTCCGCCGCCAGCTGCGCGTCCTCGCCCGGCTTGGGGTCGACCGCCTCGATCTCGCCCAGCCCGAACCGCAGCAGGTCCGCCTCCCGGGCCCGCTCCCGCGCGCTGGCCACGACCTCGTCGAGCTCGCGCTCGGTGGCCTCGAGCCGGGCGTGCAGGGCGGCGTACGCCGAGACCAGCGCCAGCACCGGCTCGCCCCCGAACCGGTCCAGCGCCTCCCGCTGCGCCCGGTGCCGCAGGAGCCGGTGCTGGTCGGACTGCCCGTGCACCGCCACCAGCGGCTCGGCCACCTCGGCCAGCCGGGACACCGGCACCGACGCGCCGCCGACCCAGGCCCGGGACCGGCCCTCGCTGGCCACGTTGCGGGCCAGCACCACGTGGCCGTCCTCGACCTCGCCGCCCGCCTCGTCCACCGCGCTCGCGAACCCGGCCAACCCGCTCGCGTCCACCACGCCCTCGACCCGCGCGTGCGCCGCGCCGGTGCGGACCATCCCGCTGTCGGCCCGCCCGCCCAGCAGCAGCCCGAGCGCGGTCACCACCATCGTCTTGCCGGCGCCGGTCTCGCCGGTGATCACCGTCAGCCCCGGCCCGAGCTCGAGCCGCGAGGAGTCGATGACGCCCAGCTGGCCGATCCGGATCTCCTCGAGCACGTCTCAGTCCTCCCCGTCCGCGGCCCGGTGCTCGGCCCGGTGCTCGGCCCGGTGCTCGACCCGGTCGAGCCGCTCCTCAGCCCGATCGCCCCGGTCCTCGGCCCGGTCGGCGCGGTCCTCGGCCCGGCGGCGGCGCTCGGCCGAGCCACGCCACCCTTCGACCGGCAGGTCGAACTTGGCCACCAGCCGGTCGGTGAACGGCGAGTCGTGGAGCCGGGCCAGGCGCACCGGCTGCTCGGCCCGCCGCACCTCGATGCGCGCCCCCGGCGGCAGGTCCACCGTGCGCCGGCCGTCGCACCACAGCACGCCGACCCCATCGGTGCGCGACATGACCTCGACGGCCAGCACCGAGTCCGGCGCCACCACCAGCGGCCGCGCGAAGAGCGCGTGCGCGCTCAGCGGCACCACCAGCAGCGCCTCGACCCGCGGCCAGACGATCGGCCCGCCCGCACTGAAGTTGTAGGCGGTCGACCCCGTCGGCGTGGACAGCACCACCCCATCGCAGCCCCACCGCGACAGCGGCCGGTTGTCGACCTCGACGACGACCTCGATCATCCGCTCGCGCGAGGCCTTCTCCACCGACGCCTCGTTGAGCGCGAAGGTGTGCCGGATCAGCTCGCCGTCCCGGAACGCCCGCACGTCGAGCGCCAGCCGGTCCTCCGGCGCCCACCGCCGCTCGACGATCGCGTCGATGACGTTCTCGACGTCGTCCACCTCGGCCTCGGCCAGGAACCCGACGTGGCCCAGGTTGACCCCCAGCACCGGCGTCCCGGTCCCCCACGTCACCTCCGCGGCGCGCAGGATCGACCCGTCCCCGCCGACCACCACGGCCAGCTCGCAGTCACAGGCCAGCTCGGTGTCGTCGTCGCGCAGCTCGATGAGGGAGTACGACGACGGCCCGATCCCCAGGTCCGCGGCCTCCTCGGCGAGCAGCCGGACCACGATCCCGTGCTCGGTGAGCGCTTTGCACAGCCGCGTCGAGACGTCGCGCGCGGCTTCGCGACCGGTGTGCGACAGGATCAGGACGCGCCGCGGCTGCGCCCCGTCCGGGGCGGCGGCTGCGTCGTCGCCGGCGTGGTCAGCGGCGTCCGTCGTGGTCACGCGTCCAGCCTCTCAGACGGCACCCCCTGCGACCGGTCAGCCTCGCACGGCGCTGTGGATGTCCGCCTCGTCCAGCTCGGCCGGCCCCCGCCGCAGCCACAGGAAGAACTCGACGTTCCCCGACGGCCCCGGCAGCGGGCTGCGGGCCACCGCCCGCGCGCCCCACCCGAGCTCCGCGGCCCGTGCGGCCACCGCCGCCACCGCCTCGGCCCGCAGCGCCGGGTCGCGGACCACCCCACCCTTGCCGACCCGGTCCTTGCCCACCTCGAACTGCGGCTTGACCATGAGCGCCAGGTCGCCGTCCTCCCGGGTCACCCCGACGAGCGGCGCCAGCACCAGGGCCAGCGAGATGAAGGACAGGTCCCCCACCACCAGGTCCACCGGCCCGCCCACCAGCTCGGGGGTGATCTCGCGGATGTTGGTCCGGTCGTGCACCCGCACCCGCTCGTCCGAACGCAGCGACCAGGCCAGCTGCCCGTACCCCACGTCGACCGCCACCACCTCCCGCGCCCCCGCCCGCAGCAGCACGTCGGTGAACCCGCCCGTCGACGCCCCCGCGTCCAGGCAGCGCCGGCCCTCGACCAGCAGACCCAGCGGCTCGAAGACCGCCAGCGCCCCGGCCAGCTTGTGCCCGCCGCGCGACACGTAGTCCGGCCGATCCGGGTCCTCGACCACCACGATGGCCACGTCCGTGGTCACCTGGGTGGCCGGCTTGCCCGCCGTCGCCCCCGACACGCCGACCCGACCCGCCGCGACCAGCTCGGCCGCGTGCTCGCGCGAGCGCGCCAGCCCGCGCCGGACCAGCTCCGCATCCAGCCGGAGCCGCCTCGGTGGCACTCCCGGGCCCCTTCTCAGGCGGGTCCGGTGTGGTCGTCACCGGAGTCGTCCAGCGCCTGGCGCAGCTGCACCTGGGCGCTCTCGAACACGCCCACGTGCTCCTCCAGCGGTCGCTCGTCGAGCTCCTCGACCGCCCGGAGCACCTCGTCGACCCGGTCCACACCCGTGCGCACGCGCTCGGTCGGCTCACCCGGCTCGCCGAGGTCCGCCGGCTCGGGCTCCGCGTCGGCCCAGCCGGGCTCGCCGGTCACGGGCTCCAGCGGCTCGCCGTCGTCCTGACCGTCGTCCTGACCGTCGACCTGGCCGTC
This genomic window from Nocardioides anomalus contains:
- a CDS encoding CTP synthase, which encodes MRSSVTKHVFVTGGVASSLGKGLTASSLGRLLRSRGLHVTMQKLDPYLNVDPGTMNPFQHGEVFVTNDGAETDLDIGHYERFLDTDLGQIANVTTGQVYSEVIAKERRGDYLGDTVQVIPHITNEIKERILAMGGSGADGEHVDVVITEIGGTVGDIESLPFLEAARQVRHDIGRDNCFFLHISLVPYIGPSGELKTKPTQHSVAALRQVGIQPDAVVCRADRELPDSIKKKISLMCDVDQEAVVTAPDAPSIYDIPKVLHRQGLDAYVVRRLDLPFRDVDWTVWDDLLRRVHHPSEEVTVALVGKYVDLHDAYLSVAEALKAGGFAHEAEVKIRWIPSDECQTPSGAARHLSDVDAVCVPGGFGVRGLEGKIGALTFARTHGIPTLGLCLGLQCMVIEYARNVAGLEKADSTEFDPESPEPVIATMEEQLAYVEGAGDLGGTMRLGLYPALLKPGSIAREVYAAELIDERHRHRYEVNNAYRDTLEEAGLVFSGTSPDNNLVEFVELARDEHPYYIATQAHPELRSRPTRPHPLFKGLVGAAIARQRELRFPIDETGLRREPATVE
- a CDS encoding copper transporter; the encoded protein is MITLRQHVASLVAVFLALAVGIVLGGGPLAGDDDDTDSARGSAAASGADRPESSAADTTYAEAFAAAGAARLYANGLDTHATAILALPGADDSQVEALNAQVLAAGGSVTGTYTVSDTLLDPEQRDDVEDTTSQLATSLGDPRVPTDTWGYDTVGTLLALAMSTTQPSSVRADLAAVTVRTALADAGLLQSPTDVRNAPLVLVVLPPGQDDGGASLAARTVLAGVVNGVGAQSAGVVVVGDTDSADDGELAALRESDLGERISTVDGTDTALGQVTAVLALIAVINGTSGAFGASGADGAVPLA
- the steA gene encoding putative cytokinetic ring protein SteA, producing MKANARRTTLTASGGTGPGGVLGTARVGVDPASLLPSLQPGDVAVLDHADLDRQTATALVDAGVVAVVNAQRMGSGRYASLGPEVLAEAALPVVDQIGAEGLSNILDAQQVRVHQGVVYAVRPDGGVDELAVGRDVDLDLVHRDTERAQSAARGPVDLLAPDPGEALEQEWRLLLQGQGLPHVRTALRDRPVVVVARADHADLQAVASFVREQAPVVVAVGRAADDLIGLTWAPDIVLVTAGDPDTVPSGDALRVATDVVLMTPPGSGLDEQATIETVATNAPLLVDSTASAEDVALLLAEHHGASVVVGVGLHARLEDYLDRPGEAPTSGFVTRLKLGERLVTPTAVRALYSGRPGSGQLAFVVVAGLLALLAAIAVTPVGRDWVQSVVDQLQGLT
- the recN gene encoding DNA repair protein RecN produces the protein MLEEIRIGQLGVIDSSRLELGPGLTVITGETGAGKTMVVTALGLLLGGRADSGMVRTGAAHARVEGVVDASGLAGFASAVDEAGGEVEDGHVVLARNVASEGRSRAWVGGASVPVSRLAEVAEPLVAVHGQSDQHRLLRHRAQREALDRFGGEPVLALVSAYAALHARLEATERELDEVVASARERAREADLLRFGLGEIEAVDPKPGEDAQLAADEARLGYAEELRTAAEGAREALSSESGDPDALAAASAARTLLESVRAHDADAGALADRLAEITYLLSDLAADVASYAAGVDADPARLAATSERRAALTALTRKYGETAEDVLAWAETSAARLLDLDGTDERIETLREQQRSLRAELGEVALSLSAARSEAATRLATEVTAELSLLAMPHARLEVTVSQHEVDAPAGEPSGSPLEVGRRWLRHNASGVDEVELLLAANTGSEPRPLHKGASGGELSRVMLALEVALAGTSPVPTFVFDEVDAGVGGSAAVEIGRRLAQLARTAQVLVVTHLPQVAAYADRHVLVEKASDGSVTSSGLTVLDEAARERELSRMLAGLAESDTALAHARELLEVAAPARALA
- a CDS encoding NAD kinase, whose translation is MTTTDAADHAGDDAAAAPDGAQPRRVLILSHTGREAARDVSTRLCKALTEHGIVVRLLAEEAADLGIGPSSYSLIELRDDDTELACDCELAVVVGGDGSILRAAEVTWGTGTPVLGVNLGHVGFLAEAEVDDVENVIDAIVERRWAPEDRLALDVRAFRDGELIRHTFALNEASVEKASRERMIEVVVEVDNRPLSRWGCDGVVLSTPTGSTAYNFSAGGPIVWPRVEALLVVPLSAHALFARPLVVAPDSVLAVEVMSRTDGVGVLWCDGRRTVDLPPGARIEVRRAEQPVRLARLHDSPFTDRLVAKFDLPVEGWRGSAERRRRAEDRADRAEDRGDRAEERLDRVEHRAEHRAEHRAADGED
- a CDS encoding TlyA family RNA methyltransferase, producing MPPRRLRLDAELVRRGLARSREHAAELVAAGRVGVSGATAGKPATQVTTDVAIVVVEDPDRPDYVSRGGHKLAGALAVFEPLGLLVEGRRCLDAGASTGGFTDVLLRAGAREVVAVDVGYGQLAWSLRSDERVRVHDRTNIREITPELVGGPVDLVVGDLSFISLALVLAPLVGVTREDGDLALMVKPQFEVGKDRVGKGGVVRDPALRAEAVAAVAARAAELGWGARAVARSPLPGPSGNVEFFLWLRRGPAELDEADIHSAVRG